The genomic segment GTCGACGCGTCGAAGGTCACCCGCGAGTCCGTCGACGCCGGTGTGGCCGAGCTGACCGGCGAGATCATGCAGGTGCCGTCCAAGGTCAGCGCCATCAAGATCGACGGCGTGCGGTCGTACAAACGGGCCCGGGACGGTGAGGACTTCGAGATTCCCGCCCGACCCGTCACGGTCTCCTCCTTCGCGGTCCACGACGTCCGGGACACCGTCGCCGAGGACGGCACCCCGGTGCTGGACTTGGTGGTGTCGGTGGTGTGCTCCTCCGGGACGTACATCCGGGCCCTCGCCCGCGACCTGGGCTCCGGCCTGGGCGTCGGTGGCCACCTCACGGCGCTGCGCCGGACGCGCGTGGGGCCGTACAAGCTGGACTCCGCGCGGACCCTCGACCAGCTCCAGGAGGAGCTGACCGTGATGCCGGTCGCCGAGGCCGCCACGGCCGCGTTCCCGCGCTGGGACGTGGACGACAAGCGGGCCCGGCTGCTGCTGAACGGCGTGCGGCTGGAGATGCCCGAGGAGTACACGGGCCGCGGCGCGGTCGCGGTCTTCGACCCCACCGGCCGCTTCCTGGCCCTGGTGGAGAGCCAGAAGGGCAAGGCCAAGAGCCTGGCCGTCTTCGGCTGAGG from the Streptomyces sp. NBC_00310 genome contains:
- the truB gene encoding tRNA pseudouridine(55) synthase TruB; translation: MTQQRQKNTTPDGLVIVDKPSGFTSHDVVAKMRGIARTRRVGHAGTLDPMATGVLVLGVEKATKLLGHLALTEKEYLGTIRLGQTTVTDDAEGEITASVDASKVTRESVDAGVAELTGEIMQVPSKVSAIKIDGVRSYKRARDGEDFEIPARPVTVSSFAVHDVRDTVAEDGTPVLDLVVSVVCSSGTYIRALARDLGSGLGVGGHLTALRRTRVGPYKLDSARTLDQLQEELTVMPVAEAATAAFPRWDVDDKRARLLLNGVRLEMPEEYTGRGAVAVFDPTGRFLALVESQKGKAKSLAVFG